GGAACTGTATCGACTCCGGCGGTGGTCGCTTCCTCCGCAAGTTTTACGGCCGTCAGCGCTTTATAAATCGCGAACATCGGTCCCCCGAAAAGTCCAACCTGCTGGCCAGTCACGACCGCGGCCGCGCCGCGACGGAAGCGTGTAAGATTGGCCAGCGTTTTCGGCGAGGCGTCCCAGGACTTGTTCTGCCGCTCAAGAATGGCGGTCACACGCTCGCGCCGCGAGGGATCGTACGAGACCTTTTCAGATTCCTCGTTCAGCCACTCAGAAAAATTCGGAGATCGCGGATAGAACGGTTGCACTCGTGCGGAATATGCCAGAAAGTCTGTAAACAGGCGCGTCGCGTGCGGGACTTCGGTGAATGGAAGACAGTGCGCCTGCACTTAGAAATTCTCCTGACAACATCGGTGTCTTACTTGTGGCATAGGCGCTTGTTGGACCTGTGAGATCATTTCCAGTCAACCACAGTCGCGTCGTAGTAGATGCCCGAAATGAAGCTGCGATGCAACATATAATGCGAAATCACAAAGAGCAGTTCCGACGATCCAATGAATGACGATCCAATAAATGACGATCTACCGAATATTGTAATGCCAATAATGCTGGAAGGCTCGACAGTACGGCTGGAGCCGGTGCGCCGCGAGCACGCGCAAGCCTTCTGGGAGATCGCGCACACCGACCTGGAAGACGTTTTCCGCTGGATTCCCTACCCTGTGAAAACGCCCGAAGACTTTCAGTGGCTCATCGGCAAGGCGATTGAAGAGCAAGACCGCGGCGAGTCGGTGGTTTTCGCCACCATCGAACGGAGTTCCGGCCGTGCGATCGGCAGCACGCGCTTCATGAATATCGACCGCGTGAACCGCCGCGTCGAGATCGGCTCAACATGGATCGCGCCGCCCTGGCAGCGCACCGCGGTCAATACCGAAGCGAAATATCTGATGCTCCGCCATGCCTTTGAAGTGTGGAAATGTTTCCGCGTGGAACTCAAAACCGATGCGCTGAATCAGAAATCGCGCAACGCAATTCTGCGCATCGGCGCGAAGGAAGAAGGAACCTTGCGTCGTCATCTGGTGACCTGGACCGGCCGCGTGCGGGACACGGTTTACTTCAGCATCCTCGATAACGAGTGGCCGCGAGTAAAGGCGAAGCTGGAACATCGCTTGTCACAGCCAATTTGACTCGGAACCTGCGATTGGACTGGACAGTGCGAATTGACTGGACTGGACAGAGTGAATTAAGAACGCAGGATGGATCAGAAGCATTCACAAATACAGTCGGCCGGGCGGACAGCAAGACCTGTCCGCCCGATCTGTTCGACGATCAGAACCGGAACACGATTCCAGCCGTCGGTTCCGCTGTATGAGTCACTGTGTTGGTAGTGAGTGTGCTCAAGCCGAAGTCCGGAGCGCTGTACACCAGACCGCGGTACTCGGCACGTAGAGCGATGTGTCTAAGAATTG
Above is a window of Candidatus Sulfotelmatobacter sp. DNA encoding:
- a CDS encoding GNAT family protein; the encoded protein is MPIMLEGSTVRLEPVRREHAQAFWEIAHTDLEDVFRWIPYPVKTPEDFQWLIGKAIEEQDRGESVVFATIERSSGRAIGSTRFMNIDRVNRRVEIGSTWIAPPWQRTAVNTEAKYLMLRHAFEVWKCFRVELKTDALNQKSRNAILRIGAKEEGTLRRHLVTWTGRVRDTVYFSILDNEWPRVKAKLEHRLSQPI